The region CGGAGATTGGAACGTTGGGTGTACCAGAAGTTTGGACACCTTTTTCCCATAAGATGCTCACCGAGACGAGGCCCAAAACTTTTTATGATCTGTGTAGAACGAATTCACTTGCACACGGAACGGATATTTGGTTCAACAACGCACGTGAGATAGTTTTAAAGAATGTTGCAGATATCGATCAGATCGTTAGCTGCCGTGACGATATTTTGATAACGCTTGAATATTTCGGAGTGGAACCAAAAACAGCCTTTATGATTATGGAGAAAGTGAGAAAAGGGAAAGAGCTTACAGAGAAAGAGTTGAAGGCGATAGATGATTCAAAAGCCCCCGAATGGTATCTTGATTCTCTGAAGAAGATTCATTATCTATTCCCAAAGGCACATGCGGTTGCCTACATGATAATGGCGTACAAAATAGCGTTTTACAAGCTTTATTATCCTCTTGAGTTTTACATGGTTTATTTCACTATCAGAGCGAGGTTTTTTGATATTGATATTATAATGGATGAAGAATTGACGGTTCAGGCGATTAAAAAACTTTCAAAAAACGAATACCAACATAATTACGAAGAGTCCAACTTTTATTCCACACTTAAGACCGCCTACGAGATGAGAAAAAGAGGTTTTGGCTTTTTAAGACCGGATCTTTACAAGAGCGAAGCAAAGGTTTTTAAAATTGAAGGGGAATATTTAAGGATTCCTCTGACCAAAGTGAGAAATATTGGTAGTAAGAATGCCCAGAGGATCCTAAAAGAAAGGGGAGAAACCCACACAAAAGTTTTTCTTTAGAGGAAGCTAACGTTGTCTTTAGATTGTTGTTGTTTGGGGACATTTTATTAAACAATCTCATTTTTTATTTCTTGATTAAGTGGTGAAATCTGGTTCGTAGGTTTCTATGGCAACGTTAGGTTATGGTAATGTGAACAATGTAAGAATATTTAAAGAAATTAATAGAAATTTAATATAGTTATGATATTATATTTATGTAACGTTGTTTAAGTTTTTAAAAAAAATTAGTTATCGGGAGGGGTTCACATGAAAAAGATATTAGTTTCTTTATTCGTATTAATAATTTTATCTGTAGGTGTTTTTTCTGCTCCATTAGGTATAGGTGCAAAGATTGGTGAACCAAGTGGGTTGTATATCAGGAGTTATACCGGTTTAAGGAGTTTTGTCGGTGTTACAGCTGCATGGTCTTTTTCTCATGACAGTTTCTCCATACAAGCAGATTATAATGCTGTTTCTCCAAATGTATTTGGCGATGTCGATTTTAGTTATGGTGGAGGTATTCATGTTGGTGTAAAAGATGATCTAGATTTAGGTATACGTTTCCCGTTGGCTTTGAATTTTGTTATCCCGGAAACTCCTGTATTAACATTTTTAGAAATTGCACCTGGCTTTATGTTTCTCCCCAGCACAGCTTTTGATTTAAGTGGAGGATTAGGTATAGTATATATCTTTTAATCTACAACCCTTTTAATTTGACATAATTATCAGATTATGATACAATAGTTTGGGAAGAAATATAGATTAAGGAGTGTTAGACGTGAAACAAGGTATTCATCCAGAAATGAGGCTTATAACCGTAAAATGTGCTTGTGGCGCCGAACATACAATGTATTCTACAGTTGACAATTTCAGATTAGATGTCTGCTCTGAGTGTCATCCTTTCTACAGAGGAGAATTAGGTTCACAAATATTGGATACTGAAGGTAGAGTACAGAAATTTAAGAACAAATACAAAGATTTCCTTGAACACTAAAATCTCTAATTATCTTATTTGGGGGGGATTTGTTAGAGTTAAGGAATAAATCTATCAAGAGATAAAAAGCGTTATCCAGTTGGTCCTTGCTATTGGTAAATTTTTGCCAATATCCAATTGGAAACACAACAAAAAATCTCGGAGGTGAAAACCAACGCCCGGACCCAGGCCACTCGTATATAAAGGGTGATATCACGACTTAGCAAGGTTCTCGTGATTAAGAAAAAAGGGCAAGGTAATTATTTTGGTAAATGAAAGTTTAGCAACAGGGGATTCTGTGAAAGGTAAAGTTGTAGACATCAAAAAGTTTGGTGCTTTTTTAGAACTTGAAAATGGTGAAGAAGGATTTGTACACATTTCAAAGATTTCAAAAAAGTATGTTAGAGAGATATCCAGTTTTTTAAAAATTGGTGATGAAGTTCAAGGAAAAGTCATAGGAAGAACAAAAGACGGAAAGTATGAGTTGTCTTTAAAAGATTTCGATGAAGAAAAAGAGGATACTGGAAAATCACATAATTTCGAAAAAAGATTGAACCAGTATCTAAAGGACAGCGAAAAGAAGATATCAGAGTATAAAAAGCATTTAGATAAGAAAAAGAATACAAGAAGAAGATAATTAATTATAAGATTTATAGATTATATATAGAATAATCATTAAGAGGGAGAATTTCTCCCTCTTAATTATTTTTTAGGTCTTTGAAAATTCTAAACTCTGCTCTTTTCTTTTTAAAGTAACAAACTTTGTGGTAAAATAATTAAGAAAGATGGGAGTGTTTGCTGCAGTGTGCAAACGATGTTTTAAAAATGATTTTGACTTTGAATTTGAACTTGATTATGGGGTTCTTAAGGGGTTAACCCCTTAACGTCTAGGAGT is a window of Petrotoga olearia DSM 13574 DNA encoding:
- the rpmE gene encoding 50S ribosomal protein L31; the encoded protein is MKQGIHPEMRLITVKCACGAEHTMYSTVDNFRLDVCSECHPFYRGELGSQILDTEGRVQKFKNKYKDFLEH
- a CDS encoding S1 RNA-binding domain-containing protein; protein product: MVNESLATGDSVKGKVVDIKKFGAFLELENGEEGFVHISKISKKYVREISSFLKIGDEVQGKVIGRTKDGKYELSLKDFDEEKEDTGKSHNFEKRLNQYLKDSEKKISEYKKHLDKKKNTRRR